A genomic window from Solanum dulcamara chromosome 11, daSolDulc1.2, whole genome shotgun sequence includes:
- the LOC129872469 gene encoding uncharacterized protein LOC129872469 yields MVGDHVWRRVSPMKGVMQFGRKGKLNYQFIGPFEILARVGEVAYKLALPPSLLAVHNVFHVFMLRKYVPTDSHVLSLNSVELGPDLTFEEEPIAILDRQVRKPRTKEIASVKVQ; encoded by the coding sequence atggtgggtgatcatgTTTGGCGTCGAGTGTCTcctatgaagggcgtgatgcagTTCGGAAGGAAGGGCAAGCTTAACTATCAATTCATTggtccatttgagattttggcacGAGTTGGAGAGGTAGcttataagttggccttaccacctagttTATTGGCTGTGCATAACGTGTTTCATGTTTTTATGCTTCGGAAGTATGTTCCAACTGATTCCCATGTGTTATCACTCAATtcagtggagttgggtccagacctgacatttgaggaggaacCTATAGCAATTCTAGATAGGCAAGTTCGTAAGCCTAGAACCAAGGAGATtgcttcagtgaaggtacaatga